The window tatctttcttttagaTCATATCTCCAAACTGATCTAATTAAGGAGAAACAAACTGGTAAAAATTACTTACAGCTTCTGACAAGGATTTCCACTTGTCTCCTCCAGCTTTACCAACCTATttagattaaaaatataaattcaatCACATATCTACAAAGAAAACTCGTATTTATGAGTAGAAGTATTTGTTGAGGAGAGATGAAATTTAAGAAATTTACCACAGAGACCGACTTGTTATTCGGGTTCTTTTCCTTGAAGGACTTCCTGAACTCTTCCCTGACGATTCAAACAAGCAAGACGTCTTTGAGCCCAAATACTAATAAAGCGAAAAATAAGAAGGAAGAGGGATGCAACAAATAGGAACTCACATGAAGACGAAGAAGGCACTCGGAGGCCTCTTGGGCTTGTTGGGATCCTTGGCGGCCTTCGTCTTCCTCGGCTTCTTAGGCGCCCGTTCCCCACCCTTCTTCACCGAAAGCCTAGAAAAATAAATCGTCATCAGATCCCAAAACCCCAACCTAAAAAACACCGATCGACCCACCAACCAAaccaacaaggagaagagatcctCACCTGGTGTCGGCCTTCTTGGTCGTATCCGCCTTCGACTTCCCCCGTTTCATGGCGAGGTCTGCAACAAAACCGAACAGATCCGTTCGAAATCGTCACAAAAATTAGCGAAGAAGACACCGATCGAGGTCagagaagaggggggggggggggcttcaCCTTGAGATTGGCGCTTCTTCGGGTGAGGATGGTGTCGAGAAGAGAAGAC of the Musa acuminata AAA Group cultivar baxijiao chromosome BXJ2-10, Cavendish_Baxijiao_AAA, whole genome shotgun sequence genome contains:
- the LOC135624512 gene encoding DNA-binding protein MNB1B-like, whose amino-acid sequence is MKRGKSKADTTKKADTRLSVKKGGERAPKKPRKTKAAKDPNKPKRPPSAFFVFMEEFRKSFKEKNPNNKSVSVVGKAGGDKWKSLSEAEKAPYVAKAAKLKTDYTKKIAAYNKNQSDGGSHAAADEDESDKSKSEVNDDDEEEEGTEEEEEDDE